The genomic DNA AAATGAGGAGTATTTTGCGTCCCTAAATATGTCGGGGAGCGATCTTGTTAGTGGCGTGACGACGAGCATCAAGCCTCGATAAGAGAAGCCTCAGTCACACTCGACAAATTATACTATGGTAGCTTAGTGTTATGAGTTGTACCTAGTTTTGCCTCGTGAATATAGAGAAGATGGTGTATAGTTAGGGGAAGCTGTTAACCTTTTTGTTGTGTGTACTTGGTGTCATTATAATCACAAAAAAACTATAACTAGTCAAGGGGGAAGAAACTGGAAAATGGTAGCATCATTTTGAGTTACACTAGACTGCTGAGAAGAGAAATGGTTTCACTTCAGGGGAATAAAAATCATAAACTTTGCTTTAGTCAGCAAATCAACAATTgcaagaaaaggaaaaaaagatAATCTCAAGAACATGTGTTGCATACAAGTACCATGCATAATCTTGGCAGGCAATATTCATTATATCATTATTCTGTAACTCAGAAGTTGAAAATACAACATAAACCAAAACTGTTCTATTGATATAATTAGAAATCCAAAACTGTTGTTTTATTTATAGATGCAACAAAGACACAAGTTACCTAAAGTAAAAGAGTAAAGACAGCCATTTCAACAGATTAGCATAGCAAAAAAAACTACTTGGGAACGGACTCGCCGTTCTCACAGTCTTGCAACAATTTCTCCTTCTCGTCAGCAGAAGTAGCCAATGGCTCCACCTCCTCACCAGTAACCAGCTTCACTTCCTTAGGAGCAGAGCTTTGTGATCCGGTCAGCCTTGCTAGTACCACAAATGACATCCCACCCAAAACATTATTCATGACCCTCAAAGCAACCACAGAAGTCTTGAATATAAATGGTGGAAGCCCCTTGGCAAGCACATACTCAATCCCGTTGAGCGTCTGGTATCTGAAGTTACTGCTAATACCCATGTGGGCAGCCCATGTTAAAGCATTCAACATGGTAGGTGGCGCTTTGTTTGGAGTTTCAAAAGTAGGATCCATCTTCTTTCTCATCATGAGTAAACCATTGGAAATAGCAGTCCCAACCAATCCAGCTGCTAACCCAACTCCAGCAAATACCATTCCTTTATAAACAAAAGTCCCAAACCTATCAACCACGCTGAAGGGGCCTGGCTCAAACATGTGGCTTGTTGGACAGCTGGCAAAGAAGGCGGGCAATGCAGCCCCAGAGGACGCCATTGTGGGTGCCAAGAGATACATGAGGGTGAAATTCAGTATGGAGCCAACAACGAGAGTTGAGAAAACAAAATCAAGCTCATTAAGACCAAAATTTGGGCGAGTAGCCATGTCACCTAGAACACAAGCGCTCACACCTACAATCTCCTCCATAAGAACCTTGAAAGGAAATTGAGGATCAGCAGCCACCCTAGACCTCCAGCCACTTAAGAAAGCCCCTATAGGTCCAAAACCATCTAAAGATGAAGAATCATCGGGATTAGAAGAGGAATCATCACTATTATTGTCACCGTTCCCACCACCTCCTCCTTTAGAACCGCCAATGCCATCATTGTTTCCACCACCGCCAGCTACAGTGGCACAAGGCAAAAGAAACTTGGTTGAGAGGAAATTAGGGGTGAGCAGATTCTTTGGGAGAGGAGAGATGAAGAGGTTCGGAGAAGTAGGTGTTAGGGGAAAAGCAAGATTATTCTGAATACGATCCACGGATCCATTGGACTTGAAATGGTGATAGTGACTGGGTACAAGTGACCCGTAAAGCTGAGCCATTGTCGACATCGGTAGACCAAGGTTCAAACTCTTCTCCTGGCAGTATACAAGAACATACTCAGAATATATCACAAAGAGTGTGCAAGTGACTAGGATTATCATCCCAAATAAATTATCCTCCATTCCTACTCCACTCCAAACAAAAAGTTGCTTGCATAATTTCATTAATTTTATGTTATGAGTTTAGAGCACGAAATTGGTGAAAGTGAGCAAAAAAGTTACCACTAATACCACTAATACTCCATTGTGGTAGAAGAAACTAAAATTGCACGAAAATACGAGTATTCATTCAAAACTTTAATTATTAACTACATTGGATTGACAAAAACGAAAACCATGACTTAACCCCGAATACGATAAATAGATGTGCATATTCATTCCACCTCTTGAATTTTGAGCAACAAGCTGCATCGTAACATATTTCCAGTCATTTCTCTTTCATTCATCTCTGCGAGCTTAAATTTACTTTGAAACATATTCAATTCATTTAAACTCGATTCTTAATACAATACAACTACTTAAGAGTTAGCATCTCCAAAAATACTTTGGCAGCTCtatctttatttattaatttgatAACCTAATATGAACTGTGACTGTCTTGTTAAATTAATCAAATGTTGAATTTAATACTTAAACTAATGATTTAAAAATGAAAAACAAATAAATCAGAATGAGAATCGAAAGCATAAAAAACAACGAAATGAGAAACACAAACCCTAATTACAGAAATCAATAAAGAGAGTGTATGTAACTGTATGTATGTGTAGTTGTGTACCTTGTTTCGGTAGAtgcaaatctctctctctctctttcaatCTCTCTCgatctttctctctctctttcaatctctctcaaaatctctctctctctctcagacTCTCTTTACACAGTGAGAGTGATTACCGCCGCTACAGCCGCTTTATTGTCAAATGGAGGCGAGgcttatttttattttatttttatttttatttaattattttagtaCATTTCACCAACCCACTAGGGTGTTGTGAAGTGATAGGTGGCATTTTCTCCTTTAAttgaattaaatattaaatatatattaaatatctCCAGTATAATTCCAATGGTTTTGATTTTAAGTCACATCGAATTAGTAGAGGACCAAAATCTCTTTGGGCCTGTAAAACCAACGCTACCCAAAATATCTTAAGAAACACAGGGCTGAGAGCTGAGCTCCCCTCGTGGCCCAAAAGGTCCCCCCCGCTTCTGTTGTGTCCAAAAATATTCTCCATTTTTCGCATGCACCACCCGTCCACACTTCGGTGCTGATTGTTCGAGTCGAACTTTTAACCTCTCGCACGGAAGATAATAGCTACTGCTTGCTTAGTGTGCAAGTGGAGGGTGAATTCAAGTCCGTctattcattttttttattaaaatttcatttttatttcCGTTCAACGGATAAGAATCTGATCTAAATACAcatctgttaggtcccaatatatttgtagaaggggggttgaatacaaattataccgtttaatcgaatttaatgcggaataaaaaagtgaaataaaatttaagttaaataaaactattattaaacttgaaaggtgttacaataacggtatcgattataagggattaatctcaaataaattatcacaaatctagaataaattcgacatgaactttttctatttttgcaataaaaaaatcaaatgctggaagcaatttgagattaagttctagggattttgatccgctagatacttacacaagaacaagagaatgatttctagttgtttggatttaactttagttgctagaaattaatgatcttgaatgcagttgagagatgaaatattttgctgctgctgcttttctttctgtgttcttgagttggTTGAAGTGTATTCAATCTTATATATTGAATGTATGCTGCTCTCGTctttaataattcaatcaacagaattcACTTAAACTgacaagacaatcggtatgacaattgcttgaactggcatgacaatctgttgaactagcatgacaatcggtatgacaatcactTTAACTAtcatgacaatcagtatgacaatctcctgaactagcatgacaatctgattgtcataccagtttaGTTGATTGTCATgttgaattaatattgaatataacttcaaaatcaattatgaaaattcataatattaatttaaaattaattaatcaattaattcaatgaatcaataaattaatttttgcaggtataatttattttcttaattaaattatatgacttattaattaatagagaattaatactactcttaaacaacaaccactcttctgaaaattttctgaaaatcactgaaaattatgaatcaattccaccacttcaatgttgacactcgatgtactgtatGGTTCAtaagtgactaactttcgtgatgtttattcatgtcttgactttgataacttgattttcttcagattaaatccctgtaattatctgataccctgacaagatctctatcacttgattaaatccacaatcttgatttatatcactgagacttgatcaatttcttgaacttcttccagtgaattaattcctcaagtatgtagatgaaccttgtttctgaatcttttgacagatgttactttgtgagatctgtttgacggtagatccactatttacttgtttcattcttatttgagttgagttaaatcctcgaataaacaaataggctatgacatatgtctTTCAATATCTCGTTTTTTCTCATGTGAACATGTAGATTGCACGCAAAATATATTTATCCCATCTCAGAATGATAATCAATATGTTTGACTAGTTTATGGTGAAATGGATCAAATTTTAATAGTAAATTacatatattatattatatttacagatttataattaaaattttaaatttaaaaaaatgcTTAATATCAGGTAATTTGCAAGAGGACATCTTTTGGCCCATTTTTCTCTTaaattattttaagaaaaaattaaaacttattttgaaaatatatatTAACCCTTATAAAATGTAActttttagtttttttaaaattttaaaatagtaACATAATATAAGTAAAAAAGTATATACAAGTGTACGAGATAAGCGATCAGCAAACTGCGCCGCAAGACCTCATTGAATATCAAATCCTATCCTACAAAAAACATATTCAGTCGAGCTTGCAATCTTAACAAATTTTGTAAAACTTATATTGATAGTAAATCAAATTAGCTAAATTTTCCATTTTAGGGTGTGTTTAGTATTGCTGTTGCGGTCAGCAACAACAAATTTTCGCTAAAAAATAGtttttgataaaatttaaaagttgctttttagaaaagtattcttgacctaaaagctgctgttatgcccaaaaattggtataaacaatatttaGATTAAGATTAATAAAATGAGCGGAATTAAAAGAGAAGCGCCTGAAATCTAGGAAGAAGATAAGATTGACTTTCCATAAATAGAAGGCGTGCCCTAAGAACGCGCCCCATTGATTGAATAGCTGATTGACAGTTGTGGTTGTCATGCTTTAAAGGCGCGCCCTCCAACAGGCGGAGGAGGCGCGCCCCGTTATCGAGAAGGAGGAGAGAATTTTCTTAATTGAAACCTGTAGTGTAgtgagccttagggcgcgccTTGAGCAAGGAAGACTCTTTGGACGGGTTGATTGGAAATGATTGCTTTGGCAGTCTTGCTTGATTTAGACAGAATTGAGGCGAGCCCTAAAGATGAATAGTTTAGGGCGCACCCTATGATGAAGAATGATATCAGAAGAGACCAAAGGCTGGTAACACAGGGCGGCGCCAATATACAGAGATGTCTGGGCGCGTCCTCAACTTTTACTTGACATATAAATATAGCTTTTATGTGCTGCTTGGATGGATTCTCTGGAAGactcaaggaagatggagaatgttattactaacctatttgatgcaggtactctattgaagaactccttcatgtagcatatctacaggaaaggcggtgtccgtggtcagagacctccaggggtatgcctggactgaaggcctcctcctgtagtcaatgggtgtcctcattggggatgtggggtgaaagCTGGTGTGTGCTTTAGGAgttctgtctctgtagtcaacgggtg from Apium graveolens cultivar Ventura chromosome 5, ASM990537v1, whole genome shotgun sequence includes the following:
- the LOC141659540 gene encoding protein RETICULATA-RELATED 3, chloroplastic-like, which codes for MSTMAQLYGSLVPSHYHHFKSNGSVDRIQNNLAFPLTPTSPNLFISPLPKNLLTPNFLSTKFLLPCATVAGGGGNNDGIGGSKGGGGGNGDNNSDDSSSNPDDSSSLDGFGPIGAFLSGWRSRVAADPQFPFKVLMEEIVGVSACVLGDMATRPNFGLNELDFVFSTLVVGSILNFTLMYLLAPTMASSGAALPAFFASCPTSHMFEPGPFSVVDRFGTFVYKGMVFAGVGLAAGLVGTAISNGLLMMRKKMDPTFETPNKAPPTMLNALTWAAHMGISSNFRYQTLNGIEYVLAKGLPPFIFKTSVVALRVMNNVLGGMSFVVLARLTGSQSSAPKEVKLVTGEEVEPLATSADEKEKLLQDCENGESVPK